The nucleotide window CTTCTGCAGTGTTATGCCCATCCTAAGGATGCCGCAGATGGATCTCTCAAAAATTGGGCAGTATTTGCCGCATCGGGAGCAAAGACGGGCAAGGCATTTGAGTCGAAATGCACTTATGTCACAGCCAAAACGATCAACACGGCCATCGTCGTTGAGGCTATCAGGCGATCGCCTCCTTCCGACACTTACGTCGGCCAACAGCTTTCTATCACCGGCGCTCCCGCAGTTCTCGGCTCTGCTGTAAAGAAGCTTGTTGCAACATTGAGGCTCTTAGACTCCCAAGATGCGCTCTAACATTCATTCGCAGCTTCACTGCGCGGCTTAATTCAGGCATTAACGACTGCTTTAAAGCGATGTGAAAGTCGGCTATCAGTCTGTAGATGCCTTAATCGCAAATTTCGAACGGAGGACACCATGGGACTCTTGACCTTCAGTATCAACGTCACCCTGGACGGTTGCGTCGACCACCAAGAAGGAATCGCCGACGACGAGACACACGACTTCTTCACCCGCCTTATGGACGAGAGCGGGGCGATGTTATGGGGCCGCGTCACCTACGAGATGATGGAGAGCTACTGGCCTGCAGTCGCACGCGGCGACGTGGAGGCACCGCCGGCGATGCGCGACTGGGCGGTCAAGCTGGAGGCCCAGCCGAAGTACGTGGTGTCCTCGACGAGAAAAGACTTCCCGTGGAACAACAGCC belongs to Rhodoferax saidenbachensis and includes:
- a CDS encoding dihydrofolate reductase family protein — protein: MGLLTFSINVTLDGCVDHQEGIADDETHDFFTRLMDESGAMLWGRVTYEMMESYWPAVARGDVEAPPAMRDWAVKLEAQPKYVVSSTRKDFPWNNSHHIAGELRTGVQKLKDATPAGVLLGSGKLATALDRLDLIDEYKFLVHPRISGHGPTLYQGGLPSTRQLELVSLAPLRNGAVAMHYRRARLTTD